Genomic DNA from Streptomyces sp. GS7:
CATCCGGCGCTCACCGCGGCCCCGGTGAGCGCCGTGGCCCCGCCCGCCGCCACCAGCAACTCCGCGACGTCCAGCACGTGGTACCCCGCCACCGACGGCAGGCAGCTGCCGCGCGCCGGGCCGATCGCGGCGGCCCAGGCGGCGGGGATCGCCGCGGCCCCGCGCAGCGCCCCCGCCAGCGCGCCGGCGACCGCCCCGGTGGTGTCCGCGTCGCGCCCCATGTTGACCGCGGTCAGCACCGATCCGGCGGGATCGCCGCCGGCCGCGGCGAACGCGCCGAACGCCAGCCCGACGGCCTCGGGCGCCAGATCCGCCCAGGGGTACCCGTCGACCACCACGGCGTTCCGCACCGCGTCCTCGGCGGCGCGCCCCGCGGCCCCGGCCCGGCGGGCCGCCGCCACCGCCCGCCGCAGCGACCGCCCCGTCCAGGAGTCCTCCGGTACGGCGGCGAGCGCGGCGGCGAGCACGGAGTCGGGGGAGTCGGCCGTCATCGCGGCGGCGACCCCGGCGGCCACCGCCCGCCCGCCGTGGATGCCCTCGCCGGTGTGGCTGACCGCGCCGTCCACGGCGGCCAGCCGGGCGGCCTCGGAGGGCCGGCCGGCCGCGAACACCCCGAACGGCGCGGCCCGCATCGCCAGTCCGTCGCTCCAGGCGTGCCGGTGCTGGGCGGAGCGCGGTGCGGCCAGGCCGCGGCGCAGGTTCTCCAGGGTGCCGCGTTCGCTGAAGCCGGCGCCGCGGAACGGCCCTTCGTCGCGGTCGGCCAGGCACCGGCGCCAGGCGGCCTCGACCTGCGCGGTGGTCAGCGCCGCACCGTGCGCGGCGAGCAGCAGGCCGGAGAAGACGGCGTACTCGGTGTCGTCGGTGCCGGCCGGGTCGTCCGTGACGAACCCCTCGATCCGCCCCCAGCGGCACTGGATCTGATGGGGTGTCAGGTTCTCGGCGGGGGCGCCCAGCGCGTCCCCGACGGCCAGTCCCAGCATCGCTCCACGCGCCCGGTCCGGTACGTTTCCGCCCACGCTGCCCGCCCTTCGGTCGTACGGCTCGGATGCGCGGCCCGGGACGACGCGGACCGCTGCCCCGTATCCGTGCCACGCGGCGGCCCGGCTCTCCTGCCCCGCGCGGCAGGGTCACCCGGTCGACCTCCCCCGGCCCCCGTGTGCGGTCGCCGCTCCGCCGGGCGAAACGGCCCGCGAGAGTCCCCGAAAACGCC
This window encodes:
- a CDS encoding ADP-ribosylglycohydrolase family protein is translated as MLGLAVGDALGAPAENLTPHQIQCRWGRIEGFVTDDPAGTDDTEYAVFSGLLLAAHGAALTTAQVEAAWRRCLADRDEGPFRGAGFSERGTLENLRRGLAAPRSAQHRHAWSDGLAMRAAPFGVFAAGRPSEAARLAAVDGAVSHTGEGIHGGRAVAAGVAAAMTADSPDSVLAAALAAVPEDSWTGRSLRRAVAAARRAGAAGRAAEDAVRNAVVVDGYPWADLAPEAVGLAFGAFAAAGGDPAGSVLTAVNMGRDADTTGAVAGALAGALRGAAAIPAAWAAAIGPARGSCLPSVAGYHVLDVAELLVAAGGATALTGAAVSAG